In the Sediminibacter sp. Hel_I_10 genome, one interval contains:
- a CDS encoding chorismate-binding protein yields the protein MSHLEFFEFLEDQFDKDFPFVAYRKPEESHLKALLQSTDALHQAINFSESGFICAPFDSEKQNVLIPSEISATITSDDFLETTLENKPTVNTEKDGVEDSARTKHLQLVEKGILAIKENRFKKVVLSRVKEVSISEEEPLVIFKSLLMMHPTAFVYCWYHPKVGLWLGATPETLLSTKGLSFKTMALAGTQLYQGTLDVEWDKKNLTEQKLVVNYIEEQLVSVAESVVVSEPKTTKAGQLLHIKSDISGRLKPDTNTLKQLVSSLHPTPAVCGLPKSEAKTFILENELYDREFYTGFLGELNLSKKISRNKNSRNVENNAYASIKKESHLFVNLRCMQLKDKKALIYVGGGITSASEPELEWDETVNKAQTMLGVFN from the coding sequence ATGTCCCACCTTGAGTTTTTTGAGTTTTTAGAAGATCAGTTTGATAAAGACTTCCCTTTTGTAGCTTATAGAAAACCGGAGGAATCTCATTTAAAAGCCCTTTTACAATCTACAGATGCATTGCATCAGGCCATTAATTTTTCTGAAAGTGGTTTTATTTGCGCTCCTTTTGATTCTGAAAAGCAAAATGTCTTGATTCCTTCTGAAATTTCAGCAACAATCACTTCAGATGATTTTTTAGAAACAACGTTAGAAAATAAACCCACCGTCAATACTGAAAAGGATGGTGTTGAAGATAGTGCTAGAACCAAACATCTCCAGTTGGTTGAGAAAGGAATTTTGGCCATAAAGGAGAATCGCTTTAAAAAGGTAGTACTTTCCAGAGTCAAGGAAGTATCTATTTCTGAAGAAGAACCTTTGGTGATTTTTAAATCGCTTTTAATGATGCATCCTACGGCATTTGTGTACTGCTGGTATCATCCAAAAGTGGGGCTTTGGTTAGGTGCAACACCAGAGACCTTGTTGAGTACTAAAGGGCTTAGCTTTAAAACCATGGCTTTAGCAGGAACGCAGCTTTACCAAGGAACGCTCGATGTAGAATGGGATAAAAAAAATCTTACCGAACAGAAATTAGTGGTTAATTATATTGAGGAACAATTGGTGTCTGTTGCAGAATCAGTAGTGGTTTCTGAACCAAAAACCACCAAAGCAGGGCAACTTTTACATATCAAGTCTGACATTTCGGGTCGTTTAAAACCAGATACCAATACACTTAAACAACTTGTTTCTTCGTTGCATCCAACCCCAGCTGTGTGCGGATTGCCAAAAAGCGAAGCCAAAACGTTTATCCTTGAGAATGAACTTTATGATCGGGAATTTTATACTGGGTTTTTGGGAGAACTAAATTTGTCTAAAAAAATATCGAGAAATAAAAACTCACGAAATGTTGAGAACAATGCCTATGCTTCTATAAAAAAAGAGAGTCATTTATTCGTGAATTTGCGTTGCATGCAGTTAAAAGATAAAAAAGCCCTTATTTATGTAGGAGGAGGCATTACCAGTGCGTCAGAACCCGAGCTAGAATGGGATGAAACCGTTAACAAGGCGCAAACCATGTTGGGTGTATTTAACTAG
- a CDS encoding PaaI family thioesterase, whose product MQLSKEEVLAKANAASKNTLMETLDIEMVDYGADFLVARMPVTPKVHQPDGVLHGGATAALAESVGSFASHIFLDIENKFVRGLEITANHLKSVTEGYVYAKATFLHKGRTTQLLDIRVTDGDDNLISICRLSTISLPKKK is encoded by the coding sequence ATGCAATTATCTAAAGAAGAGGTCTTGGCAAAAGCCAACGCAGCAAGTAAAAACACCTTAATGGAAACATTGGATATCGAGATGGTTGATTACGGTGCAGATTTTTTAGTTGCAAGAATGCCTGTAACGCCTAAAGTACATCAACCAGATGGTGTTTTGCATGGTGGAGCCACAGCGGCTTTAGCAGAAAGCGTTGGGAGTTTTGCATCACATATTTTTTTAGATATCGAGAACAAGTTTGTGCGAGGCCTAGAAATCACGGCCAACCATTTAAAAAGTGTAACAGAAGGATATGTTTATGCAAAAGCCACCTTTTTACATAAGGGAAGAACGACTCAGTTGTTAGATATTAGGGTAACTGATGGCGATGATAATCTTATTTCCATTTGTCGCTTATCTACGATTTCCTTGCCTAAAAAGAAGTAA
- a CDS encoding alpha/beta hydrolase: protein MNSEEKEISYKSTNSYSTLNVLTAKTKYVWFVCHGLGYLSRYFLKYFKELNPEEHYIIAPQAQSKYYLSSNFKHVGASWLTKENTEKETENILRFFDAILEKETNYKDKKMIVLGYSQGVSVALRYIAKRQLQCDHLVIHSGSIPKELKPIDFEFFKGNTSLLYGNKDAYLTEERIKSETERAKSLFGNSVNIVEFEGVHEVNKSFINKLL from the coding sequence ATGAATTCCGAAGAAAAAGAAATCTCCTATAAAAGTACCAACTCCTACTCCACTTTAAATGTATTAACAGCAAAAACCAAATACGTTTGGTTTGTATGCCATGGTTTGGGTTATTTGAGCCGTTATTTTCTAAAGTATTTTAAAGAACTCAACCCTGAAGAGCACTATATTATTGCACCACAAGCACAAAGCAAATATTATCTATCCTCAAATTTTAAGCATGTTGGAGCTAGCTGGCTTACTAAAGAAAATACCGAGAAAGAAACCGAAAATATCCTACGTTTTTTTGATGCCATTTTAGAAAAAGAAACGAATTATAAGGATAAAAAAATGATTGTATTAGGTTACTCTCAAGGCGTTAGTGTTGCTTTACGTTATATTGCCAAACGACAATTACAATGTGACCATTTGGTCATTCATTCTGGAAGTATCCCCAAAGAGTTGAAGCCTATCGATTTTGAGTTTTTCAAAGGAAACACCTCCCTTCTTTATGGCAATAAAGACGCCTATCTTACCGAAGAACGCATCAAAAGTGAAACTGAAAGAGCGAAGTCTTTATTTGGGAACTCTGTAAATATCGTTGAATTTGAAGGCGTTCACGAAGTCAACAAATCCTTCATAAACAAGTTATTATAA
- a CDS encoding biopolymer transporter ExbD has protein sequence MKNLRRDSPQVNAGSMADIAFLLLIFFLVTAMIPKDKGISRKLPGICPPNQNCDATIAQRNILEIYINGKNELLVSNERISIDELKDITKNFIDNNGDQSCDYCFGDQNKTASDHPKKAVISLKNDLETSYDFYIKVQDEITKAYYELRSVYALKTFDKSSNDLNKEELQEVRTAYPLILSEASLR, from the coding sequence ATGAAAAATTTACGTCGCGATTCCCCCCAAGTAAATGCCGGTTCTATGGCCGACATTGCATTTTTACTTCTCATCTTCTTTTTAGTAACCGCCATGATTCCGAAAGATAAGGGCATCAGCCGTAAGCTACCGGGAATTTGTCCGCCAAATCAAAATTGCGATGCTACCATAGCACAACGCAACATTCTGGAAATCTATATCAATGGGAAAAATGAACTGTTAGTGTCTAACGAACGTATTTCTATAGATGAGCTAAAAGATATTACCAAAAACTTTATAGACAACAACGGTGATCAGTCTTGTGATTACTGTTTTGGAGATCAAAATAAAACAGCTTCAGACCATCCCAAAAAAGCGGTAATCTCATTAAAAAATGATCTAGAAACCTCTTATGATTTCTACATTAAAGTCCAAGATGAAATTACAAAAGCCTATTATGAGCTCAGATCGGTTTATGCATTAAAGACGTTTGATAAAAGTTCAAATGATTTGAACAAAGAGGAACTACAGGAGGTGAGAACTGCTTATCCGCTCATACTTTCTGAAGCATCATTAAGGTAA
- a CDS encoding 3D domain-containing protein, which yields MRCFSIFVMFAVLFSNCKEKERDIYEWKSLQVTSSAFNSLEYQTSSNPHITAFGDSLKPGLRYIAVSRNLLKEGLGHNTLVEIEGLEGTYLVKDKMNQRFKNKIDIYMGTDVEAARQWGRRRVNISYRVEIEQDSLK from the coding sequence ATGAGATGCTTTTCCATTTTCGTGATGTTTGCAGTGCTCTTTTCCAATTGTAAAGAGAAAGAACGGGATATCTATGAATGGAAATCATTACAAGTCACATCTAGTGCCTTTAATTCCTTAGAGTATCAAACCAGCTCTAATCCGCACATTACCGCTTTTGGGGATAGCTTAAAACCAGGACTCAGGTATATTGCGGTCTCCAGAAATTTGCTAAAAGAAGGACTTGGGCATAATACCTTGGTAGAGATCGAAGGCCTGGAAGGCACTTATCTCGTCAAAGATAAAATGAATCAGCGTTTTAAAAATAAAATCGATATCTACATGGGAACTGATGTTGAAGCCGCACGGCAATGGGGAAGACGCAGGGTCAACATCAGTTATAGAGTGGAGATTGAGCAAGATTCCTTAAAATAG
- a CDS encoding thiamine pyrophosphate-dependent enzyme — protein MLTSAKSAIEFDRKNLDNSVLLNLYEGMLKPRMIEEKMLILLRQGKISKWFSGIGQEAISVGLTMAMKPEEYILPMHRNLGVFTSRNIPLYRLFSQWQGKSNGFTKGRDRSFHFGTQEFHLVGMISHLGPQLGVADGIALANLLKGNHQATAVFSGEGGTSEGDFHEALNVASVWQLPVLFCVENNGYALSTPTNEQYRCEHIADRAKGYGMESHILDGNNILEVFTKLSELTESIRQEPRPILLEFKTFRMRGHEEASGTKYVPDALMDEWAKKDPLLNYKIFLKETGVLSDALEASMEAKISEEISVHLQKANEESKIVPDETIELNDVYKDFVYQETVSNSNNENIRLIDAISQGLRQSMERHDDLVIMGQDIADYGGVFKITEGFLEQFGSERVRNTPICESAIVEAAMGLSIVGIKSVVEMQFADFASSGFNPIVNYLAKSHYRWNQNADVVIRMPCGAGVAAGPFHSQTNEAWFTKTPGLKVVYPAFPYDAKGLLATAIEDPNPVLFFEHKALYRSIRQDVPVDYYTLPFGKASLLSEGHQVSIITYGAGVHWALEILDKHPTIAADVLDLRTLQPLDLDAIFASVKKTGKVIVLQEDSLFGGIASDISATIMEHCFEFLDAPVKRVASMDTPIPFINDLEEQYLAKGKLEKTLLELLDY, from the coding sequence ATGCTGACATCCGCTAAAAGTGCGATAGAATTTGACCGAAAAAACCTTGATAATAGTGTGCTTTTAAATCTTTATGAAGGCATGCTCAAGCCCAGAATGATAGAGGAAAAAATGCTTATTTTGCTACGCCAAGGTAAGATTTCAAAGTGGTTTTCTGGGATTGGTCAAGAGGCAATATCGGTTGGGTTAACCATGGCCATGAAACCAGAAGAATACATTTTGCCAATGCATCGTAATTTGGGTGTATTTACAAGTAGAAATATTCCATTATATCGTTTATTTTCACAATGGCAAGGCAAATCGAATGGCTTTACCAAAGGGAGGGATCGTTCTTTTCATTTTGGTACACAAGAATTTCATTTGGTGGGAATGATATCACATCTTGGTCCTCAATTAGGGGTTGCAGATGGTATTGCCTTAGCTAATCTTTTAAAAGGAAATCATCAGGCCACTGCTGTTTTTAGTGGTGAAGGCGGTACAAGTGAAGGTGATTTTCATGAGGCGCTTAACGTAGCGTCGGTTTGGCAATTACCAGTATTGTTTTGTGTGGAGAACAATGGCTATGCACTTTCAACGCCAACCAATGAACAATATAGATGTGAGCATATTGCAGATAGAGCCAAAGGTTACGGCATGGAATCTCATATTTTAGATGGAAATAACATTCTAGAAGTATTTACCAAGTTAAGCGAACTTACCGAAAGTATTCGTCAAGAACCAAGACCGATTTTATTAGAATTCAAGACGTTTAGAATGCGTGGTCACGAGGAAGCGAGTGGTACAAAATATGTTCCTGATGCGTTAATGGATGAATGGGCCAAGAAGGATCCATTGCTCAATTATAAAATATTTTTAAAGGAAACGGGCGTATTGTCAGACGCTCTTGAGGCTTCTATGGAAGCTAAAATTTCCGAAGAGATCAGCGTACATTTACAAAAAGCAAATGAGGAATCTAAAATAGTTCCTGATGAAACTATAGAGTTAAATGATGTCTACAAAGATTTTGTATATCAGGAAACTGTGTCAAATTCAAATAATGAAAACATTCGATTGATTGATGCGATATCTCAAGGATTAAGACAGTCCATGGAACGTCATGATGATCTCGTTATTATGGGACAGGATATTGCAGATTATGGTGGTGTTTTTAAAATTACGGAAGGTTTTCTTGAACAATTTGGTTCAGAGCGCGTAAGGAACACACCAATTTGTGAATCGGCCATTGTTGAGGCTGCGATGGGATTGTCAATAGTGGGAATAAAGTCTGTGGTTGAAATGCAATTTGCAGATTTTGCGAGTTCAGGATTTAATCCTATTGTCAATTATCTTGCAAAGTCACATTACCGATGGAATCAAAATGCAGACGTTGTGATCAGGATGCCTTGCGGTGCTGGTGTAGCTGCGGGACCGTTTCATTCTCAAACCAATGAAGCTTGGTTTACGAAAACACCCGGTCTAAAAGTGGTGTATCCCGCATTTCCATATGACGCTAAAGGATTATTAGCCACAGCTATCGAAGATCCTAATCCTGTATTGTTTTTTGAGCATAAGGCTTTGTATAGAAGTATTCGTCAAGACGTTCCGGTTGATTATTATACCTTACCATTTGGTAAGGCATCGCTACTTTCCGAAGGTCATCAAGTTTCTATTATTACCTACGGTGCAGGCGTACATTGGGCATTGGAGATATTGGATAAACATCCAACTATCGCTGCAGATGTATTAGATTTAAGAACCTTACAACCTTTGGATCTAGATGCCATTTTTGCTTCTGTAAAGAAAACAGGAAAAGTGATTGTGCTCCAGGAAGACTCGCTTTTTGGCGGTATTGCAAGCGATATTTCTGCAACCATCATGGAGCATTGTTTTGAGTTTCTAGATGCTCCCGTAAAACGAGTGGCAAGTATGGATACACCAATTCCTTTTATTAATGATTTGGAAGAGCAATATCTCGCTAAAGGAAAATTAGAAAAAACACTTCTAGAATTATTAGACTATTGA
- a CDS encoding isopenicillin N synthase family oxygenase — MNRIPSVNLQDFLSEDPDKKQKFINDIGKAYEDIGFVALKGHFLNDALVDHLYKEVKHFFELPVETKRNYEIDGIGGQRGYVSFGKESAKGKKEGDLKEFWHFGQYVEDDPERAKEYPENVQVKEVPEFNAVGKETYQMLEKTAKYVLRSLALFLDLEETYFDNYIHNGNSILRPIHYPPILQEPDNAVRAAAHGDINLITLLMGAQGRGLQVQNNNGDWIDAIAEPDELMINVGDMLSRHTNNKLKSTIHRVVNPPRELWGTSRYSIPFFMHPISEMKLDVLESCIDADHPKLYEDITAGEFLNERLIELGLKK, encoded by the coding sequence ATGAACAGAATACCTAGTGTCAACCTTCAGGATTTTTTATCTGAAGACCCAGATAAAAAACAAAAATTCATCAATGACATCGGCAAAGCTTATGAGGATATTGGCTTTGTTGCGCTTAAAGGTCATTTTCTTAATGACGCCTTGGTAGATCATCTTTACAAAGAAGTCAAACACTTTTTTGAACTTCCGGTGGAGACTAAGCGCAACTATGAAATTGACGGCATTGGAGGTCAAAGAGGTTATGTGTCCTTCGGAAAAGAGAGCGCCAAAGGCAAAAAGGAAGGGGATTTAAAAGAGTTTTGGCATTTTGGCCAATACGTTGAAGACGATCCTGAGCGCGCGAAAGAATACCCAGAAAATGTTCAAGTCAAAGAAGTTCCTGAATTTAACGCTGTTGGTAAGGAAACCTATCAAATGCTAGAGAAAACGGCAAAATATGTACTAAGATCCTTAGCGTTATTTCTCGATTTGGAAGAAACCTATTTTGATAATTATATTCATAATGGAAATTCCATTTTAAGACCTATCCACTACCCGCCAATTCTTCAAGAACCAGATAATGCGGTTCGTGCTGCAGCGCACGGAGATATTAATTTGATCACCTTATTAATGGGCGCTCAAGGTAGAGGGTTACAAGTTCAAAACAACAATGGCGACTGGATTGATGCCATTGCAGAACCAGATGAACTGATGATAAACGTAGGAGATATGCTCTCAAGACATACCAATAACAAACTAAAATCAACGATACATCGTGTGGTGAACCCTCCAAGAGAACTCTGGGGCACATCACGCTACTCCATTCCCTTTTTTATGCATCCTATTAGCGAGATGAAATTGGATGTGCTTGAAAGCTGCATCGATGCCGATCACCCAAAATTATACGAAGATATTACCGCGGGAGAATTTTTAAATGAAAGACTCATTGAATTGGGACTTAAAAAGTGA
- a CDS encoding translation initiation factor, with the protein MDLKDQLKNLFPEHETEDISEEKNEEGTDLWLQDDPIICKYEKRKGKPITILEGYTGADEDFKLLAKELKQKLSVGGSYKNEKIIIQGDYRTQIMEILKDKGFNVKRVGG; encoded by the coding sequence ATGGATTTAAAAGACCAACTTAAAAACCTTTTCCCCGAACATGAAACGGAGGATATTTCCGAAGAAAAAAATGAGGAGGGAACTGATCTTTGGCTTCAAGATGATCCCATTATTTGTAAATACGAAAAAAGAAAAGGCAAGCCCATCACAATATTAGAAGGTTATACCGGAGCGGATGAGGATTTTAAGCTTCTTGCGAAAGAGCTGAAACAAAAACTAAGTGTTGGCGGCAGTTATAAAAACGAAAAAATAATCATTCAAGGCGATTATCGCACTCAAATTATGGAGATATTGAAAGATAAGGGGTTTAATGTTAAACGCGTAGGTGGTTAA
- a CDS encoding DUF1835 domain-containing protein → MSKTLHVTNGQVLTDYLSELEIEGDILTWHEMLCEGPTVAGIDSEEFIAARTKFLNHYYDIELDVVQFKAELKKLNAVEKYSEIVLWFEYDLFCHINLIAVMSLIHQREINLPLYLVCSGRIEGEKELKGLAELNKSQLLKHYKEKIKMTLEDRDLAISLWRTYCGKDHNLFKPYIVKNSSFKYLSNCLKAHLQRFPDSKSGLNLIQRNILEIIKSKDIKSRHHLLGYILNYQGYYGYGDLQLKRKINNLSLFFDESEDKIVLNRLGHEALLGSKNFASKINDDIAYGGIKRSDFQFNVDMNKLIKSSTNAN, encoded by the coding sequence ATGAGTAAGACTTTACACGTTACCAACGGACAAGTTTTAACAGACTATCTATCGGAATTAGAAATTGAAGGTGACATACTTACTTGGCATGAGATGCTGTGTGAAGGTCCTACCGTAGCAGGAATAGATTCTGAAGAATTTATAGCCGCACGTACAAAATTCTTAAATCACTATTACGATATTGAGTTAGACGTTGTTCAGTTTAAGGCAGAACTTAAAAAACTGAATGCTGTAGAAAAATATAGTGAAATTGTACTTTGGTTTGAATATGATCTGTTCTGCCATATCAATCTTATTGCAGTTATGAGCCTGATACATCAAAGAGAAATCAACTTGCCTCTTTACCTGGTGTGCAGCGGCAGAATTGAAGGCGAAAAGGAATTGAAAGGTTTGGCCGAATTAAATAAAAGTCAACTTTTAAAACATTACAAGGAAAAAATAAAAATGACCCTCGAAGATCGGGATTTAGCCATCTCGCTGTGGCGCACGTACTGCGGAAAAGATCATAACTTGTTTAAGCCCTACATCGTAAAAAATTCTTCCTTCAAATACTTGAGCAACTGTCTTAAAGCACATTTACAACGGTTTCCAGACTCCAAGTCTGGACTTAATCTCATTCAGCGCAATATTTTAGAGATCATTAAATCTAAAGACATTAAATCAAGACACCATTTACTGGGCTATATCTTAAACTACCAAGGCTATTATGGCTACGGTGATCTTCAACTTAAACGAAAAATCAATAATTTGAGTCTCTTTTTTGATGAGTCTGAAGATAAAATCGTTCTCAATAGGCTTGGCCATGAGGCCCTTTTGGGTTCGAAAAACTTTGCATCGAAAATAAATGATGATATTGCTTACGGAGGCATTAAACGCTCAGACTTCCAATTTAATGTCGACATGAATAAACTCATTAAATCATCAACGAATGCCAATTAA
- a CDS encoding nucleoside phosphorylase, producing the protein MPIKDSELILNPDGSIYHLNIRPEHIAQTIITVGDPDRVDAVTRHFDTIDFKTRKREFHTQTGTYKGKRLTVISTGIGTDNIDIVLNELDALVNIDLERREIKSNHTSLTIVRVGTSGSIQKHIPIDAVLISEFAAGFDSLLHFYDSQNIQDHPISEALKVHTNWSTHKSDPYVVKANAELLDHFKGDHTHIGFTGTNVGFYGPQGRTLRLKLEDEHLNDTLASFNYDGKPITNLEMETAGIYGLALLLGHRALSMNAIIANRATGQFSSRPKEVVDDLILYTLNKIVTLT; encoded by the coding sequence ATGCCAATTAAAGACAGCGAACTGATCTTGAACCCTGATGGTAGCATTTACCATCTCAATATTAGACCAGAACATATTGCTCAAACCATTATTACCGTTGGTGATCCAGATCGCGTAGACGCAGTTACACGTCATTTTGATACCATTGATTTCAAAACCAGGAAGCGAGAATTTCATACGCAGACAGGAACCTACAAAGGCAAACGACTTACAGTAATCTCAACGGGTATTGGAACTGATAATATCGATATTGTTTTAAATGAGCTAGATGCTTTGGTCAATATCGATTTAGAACGTCGTGAAATCAAATCAAACCATACCAGTTTAACGATTGTTAGAGTAGGAACCTCTGGGTCTATCCAAAAGCACATCCCCATAGACGCTGTTCTCATTAGCGAATTTGCCGCTGGGTTTGATAGCTTATTGCATTTTTATGACAGCCAAAATATTCAAGATCATCCCATTTCCGAAGCCTTAAAAGTGCACACCAATTGGTCTACTCACAAATCAGATCCTTATGTTGTTAAGGCCAACGCAGAACTTTTAGATCATTTTAAAGGAGATCACACACACATAGGCTTTACTGGAACTAACGTTGGTTTTTATGGGCCACAGGGTCGTACCCTAAGACTTAAACTTGAAGACGAACATCTTAATGACACACTGGCCAGTTTTAATTATGATGGTAAACCCATTACCAATTTAGAAATGGAAACAGCAGGCATCTACGGACTCGCACTTTTATTGGGTCACCGTGCCCTTTCCATGAACGCCATTATAGCCAACAGAGCCACTGGGCAGTTTAGCTCTAGACCAAAAGAAGTGGTCGACGATTTGATTTTATATACATTGAATAAAATCGTAACTTTAACTTAG
- a CDS encoding substrate-binding domain-containing protein yields the protein MKKINIGGVPEHFNLAWYLGLKNGDFKDVGINLRWKDYFGGTGQMNQALREGEIDMAVILTEGITKDIIDGNPSKIVQIFVSSPLIWGIHVAENSKYQEISDLKGTKAAISRFGSGSHLMAYINAQNHNWDLDKDLDFEVIQDLDGAVKGLTDGSADYFMWEKFTTKPLVDSDVFRRIGNCPTPWPCFVIAVRDEILENHSEDILKILKIINKTTSEFKQIPDIDQTIASRYDQKLEDVQAWLDLTEWSQEVISEEVMETVQNKLHGLNIIDHKVDYNKLVFKL from the coding sequence TTGAAAAAAATAAATATAGGAGGTGTCCCAGAACACTTCAATCTTGCGTGGTATTTAGGCCTTAAAAATGGCGATTTTAAAGATGTAGGCATCAACTTAAGATGGAAAGATTACTTTGGTGGCACAGGCCAAATGAACCAAGCACTTAGAGAAGGAGAGATTGATATGGCCGTTATTTTGACAGAGGGCATTACAAAAGATATTATTGATGGCAACCCAAGTAAAATTGTGCAAATTTTTGTGTCATCCCCTTTAATATGGGGCATTCATGTGGCCGAAAATTCTAAATATCAGGAAATTTCGGATTTAAAAGGAACAAAAGCCGCAATTAGTCGTTTTGGTTCTGGTTCCCACTTGATGGCTTATATCAATGCTCAAAACCATAACTGGGACCTAGATAAAGATCTTGACTTTGAAGTGATTCAAGATTTAGACGGTGCCGTAAAAGGATTGACAGATGGAAGTGCCGATTATTTTATGTGGGAAAAATTCACAACGAAACCGCTTGTTGATAGTGATGTTTTTAGACGTATAGGAAATTGTCCTACACCATGGCCTTGCTTTGTGATTGCCGTTAGAGACGAAATTCTTGAAAACCACTCCGAAGACATCCTTAAAATCCTGAAGATCATAAACAAAACAACTTCTGAGTTTAAACAAATCCCTGATATCGATCAGACCATTGCCTCAAGATATGATCAAAAATTGGAAGATGTTCAAGCTTGGTTAGATTTAACAGAATGGTCTCAAGAGGTCATTTCAGAGGAGGTTATGGAAACCGTTCAAAATAAACTGCACGGCCTAAATATTATTGATCATAAAGTAGATTATAACAAATTGGTATTCAAGCTGTAA
- a CDS encoding uracil-DNA glycosylase, with protein MNVNIEDSWKAELSTEFEKPYFKNLIDFVKEEYRLHQCFPPGSDIFAAFDHCPFNDVKVVIIGQDPYHGEGQANGLCFSVKDGVSHPPSLINIFKEIETDIHKPYPKSGNLEAWAKQGVLLLNATLTVRAHEAGSHQKKGWEQFTDAVIKSVSDHKKEVVFLLWGGFAKKKASLIDASKHHVLTSGHPSPLSANRGYWFGNKNFSKTNELLRQSGKQVIAW; from the coding sequence TTAATATAGAAGACAGCTGGAAAGCAGAGTTAAGTACAGAATTTGAAAAACCATATTTTAAGAATTTAATAGATTTTGTTAAAGAGGAATATCGTCTCCACCAGTGCTTTCCGCCTGGTTCCGATATTTTTGCGGCTTTTGACCATTGTCCTTTTAATGATGTCAAGGTGGTGATCATAGGTCAAGATCCTTATCATGGAGAAGGGCAGGCCAACGGTTTATGTTTTTCTGTAAAAGATGGGGTTTCGCATCCACCGTCTCTAATCAATATTTTTAAGGAAATCGAGACCGATATCCATAAACCTTACCCAAAATCTGGAAATTTAGAAGCTTGGGCAAAACAAGGTGTGCTGTTATTGAATGCGACGTTGACCGTAAGGGCACATGAAGCAGGAAGCCATCAAAAAAAGGGTTGGGAGCAATTTACAGATGCTGTGATAAAATCGGTTAGTGACCATAAAAAGGAGGTGGTATTTTTACTTTGGGGTGGTTTTGCTAAGAAAAAAGCAAGCTTGATAGACGCTTCAAAGCATCATGTGTTAACATCAGGGCATCCATCTCCGTTGAGCGCAAATAGAGGGTATTGGTTTGGTAATAAAAATTTTAGTAAGACTAATGAGTTGCTAAGGCAATCTGGAAAACAAGTTATAGCGTGGTAG